The following proteins come from a genomic window of Lolium rigidum isolate FL_2022 chromosome 5, APGP_CSIRO_Lrig_0.1, whole genome shotgun sequence:
- the LOC124652758 gene encoding probable leucine-rich repeat receptor-like protein kinase At1g35710, producing the protein MSFRLGASLLSDIAVQFTRAFPICSHSWVVCSEMRSIMADSTVPSQTLHCLVLSSALLLILLLLTSEHAEGRTTSLGVQAAALLHWKSSVRYSSKHHLGTWIDDGAMTPCNWTGITCGDTRSNQGTTVKVITGISLAGAGITGRLDTLRLQSLPYLVNLDISDNNLLSGAIPPGIGSLSMLSNLNLSVSQLGGHIPVSIGNLGRLTQMDLSMNNLTGQIPPALGNLSRLDILYLGGNRLSGDIPWQLGQLRNLREMDLAFNVLSGKIPSTLAVRQPTYLGLADNRLSGPIPEELGQVQTLQGLYLENNTLDGVIPPTLGNLTMLMFLYTYKNQITGTIPEELGMLSSLTKLDFSENRLTGSIPSSVAGNLTSLSFFSLFDNHITGSIPHEFGNLVNLEVLDISFNFLVGSVPPSIGNMSSLSLISIFNNNISGELPAELGNLENLEALRFHLNQLSGVIPRSFGKLVRMTEMRLFSNQLSGPLPSALSNLTNLVLIAVNDNHLNGRLPEFCQSKKLQLLHVFNNNLYGPVPKGLRDCRSLKSLAITNNQIEGDIAEAFGVYPNLNDINLSSNRLTGQLSPSWGSCQNLTRIAFANNLIDGSIPSELGKLQKLNTLKLSFNRLTGEIPVELGKLSSLYWMDLRNNQLSGQIPKQIGELNNLEILRFSSNLLSGKIPEEIGSCFKLQSLDLKDNNLRGSLPRSLGHLASLQNMLDLSMNSLSGLIPSELSQLEMLISVNFSHNQFSGAIPASIASMQSLSIFDVSYNFLEGSVPKGIHNASAEWFLHNKGLCGDLADMSPCNFPSADHSQKHQKIILSVSLAIFVATVSIAACVIALFISRKKVSPKSDLQSKRDILSVWGFDGKMAFEDIINATDNFDEKHCIGEGSYGSVYKAELQDEQVVAVKKLHAGDEEAHDEERFLHEIEMLTKIRQRSIVKLYGYCSHPRYRFLVCQFIERGNLASILSNEEQAIQFHWQRRTALIRDVAQAITYLHHDVHPPIIHRDITSRNILLDAEYRAFVSDFGIARMLKPDSSNWSALAGTYGYIAPEFSYTSVVTEKCDVYSFGVVVLEVLMGKHPGDIQDFLSLLGDKFLPEEILDKQLPQPKTEEEAEDVKRCIYVAFDCLVPSPKERPTMLKVYRDLVI; encoded by the exons ATGTCTTTTCGCTTGGGTGCGTCTTTGCTGTCAGACATCGCTGTTCAATTTACACGAGCATTTCCCATATGCAGCCATAGTTGGGTCGTATGCAGTGAGATGAGATCGATCATGGCGGATTCCACGGTGCCTTCCCAGACGCTACATTGCCTGGTTCTCTCGTCTGCCCTGCTGCTGATTCTTCTCCTCCTTACCTCCGAGCATGCCGAGGGTCGCACCACTTCGCTGGGTGTTCAGGCCGCTGCGCTTCTCCACTGGAAATCATCGGTCAGGTACTCCTCCAAACACCATCTCGGAACCTGGATAGACGACGGCGCCATGACTCCATGCAACTGGACTGGCATCACCTGTGGCGACACTCGGTCAAATCAAGGAACCACGGTGAAGGTGATCACAGGAATTTCCCTCGCTGGTGCTGGCATCACAGGGCGACTAGACACACTGAGATTGCAGTCACTCCCTTACCTCGTCAACCTTGACATCAGCGACAACAATCTTCTCTCTGGTGCCATCCCTCCTGGCATCGGCTCCCTTTCCATGCTTTCAAACCTCAACCTCTCAGTTAGCCAGCTCGGCGGGCACATACCTGTGTCAATCGGCAACCTTGGGAGGCTCACACAAATGGACCTCTCCATGAACAATCTCACTGGCCAAATCCCTCCTGCCTTGGGTAATCTCTCAAGACTTGATATTCTTTACCTAGGTGGGAATAGGCTCTCAGGTGACATCCCATGGCAGCTCGGACAGCTTCGGAACCTGAGGGAGATGGATTTGGCCTTCAATGTCCTTTCTGGAAAAATACCTTCCACCCTTGCTGTTAGGCAACCGAC CTATCTTGGCCTTGCTGATAATCGTCTGTCAGGACCCATACCTGAGGAGCTAGGACAAGTCCAAACCCTGCAAGGACTATACCTGGAGAATAACACTCTGGACGGCGTCATTCCGCCCACCCTTGGAAACCTCACAATGCTCATGTTCCTGTACACATATAAGAACCAGATCACTGGTACGATCCCGGAAGAGCTTGGGATGCTCTCGAGCTTGACCAAGTTGGACTTTTCTGAGAACCGTTTGACCGGCTCTATTCCTTCTAGTGTTGCTGGAAATCTAACTTCACTAAGCTTTTTTTCTCTTTTCGATAACCATATAACTGGATCCATCCCTCATGAGTTCGGAAATCTCGTGAATCTCGAAGTGCTTGACATCTCGTTCAATTTCCTAGTTGGATCAGTGCCGCCAAGTATTGGGAACATGTCTTCACTCAGCCTGATAAGCATATTTAACAATAATATCTCCGGGGAACTGCCAGCCGAGCTTGGAAATTTGGAAAATTTGGAAGCACTTCGATTCCATTTAAACCAGTTGTCCGGTGTAATCCCTCGGAGTTTTGGAAAATTGGTGAGGATGACAGAAATGCGACTATTCAGCAATCAGCTATCAGGCCCTTTGCCTTCAGCACTCTCCAACCTTACCAATTTGGTCCTCATTGCAGTGAATGACAACCATCTGAATGGACGCTTGCCAGAATTTTGCCAGAGTAAAAAGCTACAGCTTCTCCATGTTTTTAATAACAATTTGTATGGTCCTGTCCCAAAAGGTTTGAGGGATTGCAGGTCACTAAAATCCCTCGCAATCACTAATAATCAGATTGAGGGAGACATAGCTGAAGCATTTGGGGTGTATCCGAATCTCAATGATATTAATTTATCTTCAAACAGGCTCACTGGCCAGCTCTCGCCAAGTTGGGGCTCGTGTCAAAACTTGACAAGGATTGCTTTTGCAAATAACCTCATAGATGGCAGTATACCTTCTGAGCTTGGGAAGCTACAAAAGCTTAATACCCTCAAACTGAGTTTCAATAGGCTGACCGGTGAGATACCCGTAGAACTTGGAAAGTTAAGCAGCCTGTACTGGATGGATTTAAGAAACAATCAACTATCTGGACAGATTCCTAAGCAAATCGGCGAGCTTAACAATCTTGAGATTCTTCGTTTCTCAAGCAATTTGTTGAGTGGTAAAATACCAGAAGAGATTGGAAGTTGTTTCAAACTACAATCATTAGATTTGAAGGACAACAACCTGAGGGGAAGCCTTCCGCGTAGTTTGGGCCATTTAGCTTCCCTGCAAAACATGCTTGATCTTAGTATGAATAGTCTCAGTGGACTGATACCATCGGAACTTAGCCAACTGGAGATGCTGATCTCTGTGAACTTCTCACACAATCAATTCAGTGGTGCCATCCCTGCCTCCATTGCAAGCATGCAAAGCCTGTCAATATTTGATGTATCATACAACTTCCTAGAAGGCTCTGTCCCAAAAGGGATCCACAATGCATCAGCTGAATGGTTTCTCCACAACAAAGGCCTTTGTGGAGACCTTGCTGACATGTCTCCTTGTAATTTTCCCTCTGCAGATCATAGTCAAAAGCATCAAAAGATTATACTATCAGTCAGTCTTGCTATATTTGTGGCTACTGTTTCAATAGCAGCATGTGTAATAGCCCTTTTTATTTCCCGCAAGAAAGTGTCTCCAAAAAGTGATCTTCAGAGTAAAAGGGATATTTTATCTGTATGGGGCTTCGATGGTAAAATGGCATTTGAGGATATCATTAATGCAACTGACAATTTTGATGAGAAGCATTGCATTGGAGAGGGATCATATGGTAGTGTTTATAAAGCTGAACTTCAAGATGAACAAGTGGTTGCAGTAAAGAAACTCCATGCAGGAGATGAAGAGGCACATGATGAAGAAAGATTCTTGCACGAGATTGAAATGTTAACAAAAATTCGCCAACGCAGCATCGTCAAGTTGTATGGATATTGTTCTCATCCACGGTACCGATTCCTTGTGTGTCAATTTATAGAGAGAGGGAATCtagcctctatcttaagcaatgaAGAACAAGCAATCCAGTTCCATTGGCAAAGAAGGACAGCTCTGATAAGAGATGTGGCTCAAGCCATCACATACCTCCATCATGATGTTCACCCACCAATAATTCACCGAGACATCACAAGCAGAAATATCTTACTAGATGCTGAGTACAGAGCATTTGTTTCCGATTTCGGTATTGCAAGAATGTTAAAACCCGACTCGTCAAATTGGAGTGCACTAGCAGGGACATATGGCTACATAGCACCTG AATTTTCCTACACATCTGTAGTTACAGAGAAGTGTGATGTGTATAGCTTTGGTGTCGTCGTGCTTGAGGTGTTGATGGGCAAACATCCAGGAGACATACAAGATTTTCTTTCTTTACTGGGTGACAAATTTCTACCGGAAGAAATTTTGGATAAACAACTTCCACAACCCAAAACTGAGGAGGAGGCAGAAGACGTGAAGCGGTGTatctatgtggcatttgattgccTTGTTCCGTCGCCCAAAGAAAGGCCAACTATGCTGAAAGTCTATCGAGATCTTGTCATCTGA
- the LOC124652176 gene encoding probable 26S proteasome non-ATPase regulatory subunit 3 — MPEDVEMNDSAAPAAAATPAAADAPAPAPALSTLQHLKEIASVVEAGSLTKEVRRISRAVRHTVALRRRLAPRDVAAFLAFALPPSSDAFARLSPLLPKEDGSEMDVDTAAPAAQVSIKHGLPEIEIYCYLLVLIFLIDHKKYDEAKACANASIARLKNLNRRTVDVLASRLYSYYSYAHELTNSLAEIRGTLLGLHRMATLHRDELGQETLLNLLLRNYLHYNLYDQAEKLRSKAPRFEAHSNQQFCRYLFYLGKIRTIQLEYTDAKESLLQAARKAPTAARGFRIQCNKWAIIVRLLLGEIPERTVFMQKGMKAALTPYFELTNAVRVGDLELFKAVAEKFASTFSADRTSNLIVRLRHNVIRTGLRNISISYSRISLPDIAKKLRLDSENPVADAECIVAKAIRDGAVDATIDHANGWVVSKETGDVYSTNEPQAAFNSRIAFCLNMHNEAVKALRFPPNSHKEKESAEKRRERLQQEEELAKHMAEEDDDDF; from the exons atgccgGAGGACGTCGAGATGAACGACTCCGCCgcgcccgcagccgccgccaccccCGCGGCCGCCGACGCCCCGGCGCCCGCGCCCGCTCTCTCTACCTTGCAAC ATCTGAAGGAGATCGCGTCGGTGGTCGAGGCCGGGTCGCTGACCAAGGAGGTGCGCCGGATCTCCCGCGCCGTGCGCCACACcgtcgccctccgccgccgcctcgccccccGCGACGTCGCGGCCTTCCTCGCCTTCGCGCTGCCCCCTTCCTCCGACGCCTTCGCCCGCCTCTCCCCGCTCCTGCCCAAG GAAGATGGAAGTGAGATGGATGTTGATACTGCAGCTCCAGCAGCTCAAGTTTCAATCAAGCATGGTCTCCCGGAGATTGAAATATACTGCTACTTGCTTGTGTTGATTTTCCTTATTGATCACAAGAAGTACGATGAG GCTAAAGCATGTGCCAATGCTAGCATTGCTCGTCTGAAGAATCTCAATAGGAGGACTGTTGATGTTTTGGCTTCTAGGCTGTACTCGTATTACTCATATGCCCATGAACTCACCAACAGCCTTGCTGAAATTCGTGG AACACTCCTGGGGTTGCACAGGATGGCAACTTTGCACCGTGATGAGCTTGGCCAG GAAACCCTTCTTAACCTGCTTCTTCGCAATTACCTGCACTACAACTTGTATGACCAGGCAGAAAAACTTAGGTCAAAGGCACCACGTTTTGAAGCACATTCCAATCAGCAG TTCTGCCGGTATCTCTTCTACTTGGGAAAAATTAGAACAATTCAGCTGGAATACACTGATGCTAAAGAGAGCCTCTTGCAAGCTGCACGAAAAGCACCCACTGCAGCTCGTGGATTCCGCATTCAGTGCAACAAATGGGCTATAATAGTAAGGCTACTCTTAGGGGAGATACCGGAGAGGACTGTTTTCATGCAGAAAGGAATGAAGGCAGCTTTGACACCATATTTTGAGCTTACAAAT GCTGTTAGGGTTGGGGACCTAGAATTGTTCAAAGCTGTTGCAGAAAAATTTGCAAGCACTTTCAGTGCAGACAGGACATCCAATTTGATTGTGAGGCTGCGCCACAATGTCATTCGGACTGGACTGCGCAACATTAGCATATCATATTCACGGATCTCCCTTCCTGACATTGCCAAGAAATTGAGGTTGGATTCTGAGAACCCTGTTGCTGATGCTGAGTGCATTGTTGCTAAGGCCATCAGAGATGGGGCAGTTGATGCCACCATTGATCATGCCAATGGTTGGGTGGTGTCAAAAGAGACCGGTGATGTGTACTCAACGAATGAGCCACAGGCTGCCTTCAACTCCAGGATTGCATTTTGTCTGAACATGCACAATGAGGCAGTCAAGGCTCTGAGATTTCCCCCGAATTCTCACAAGGAAAAAGAAAGCGCTGAGAAGAGGCGAGAGAGACTCCAGCAGGAGGAAGAACTCGCAAAACACATGGccgaggaagacgatgatgactTCTAG